From the Nodularia sp. NIES-3585 genome, one window contains:
- a CDS encoding NUDIX hydrolase, with protein sequence MNRLKKWHILKSEMVINHRWCQVRQDEIELPNGKIIDDFFVVIRPEIALILPITNHQEIVFVRQYRHGVGEILLELPAGSFDATKENAETAAIRELQEETGYVAQKVTKIANLYDNPVKDTNTIHLFLAENVTKMREQKLDITEDIEVVLIPVASVLDKIINSEISVAGTVAALFLGLNLLNS encoded by the coding sequence ATGAATAGATTAAAAAAATGGCATATTCTTAAATCAGAAATGGTGATAAATCATCGCTGGTGTCAAGTCAGGCAAGATGAAATAGAATTACCTAATGGCAAAATTATAGATGATTTTTTTGTGGTTATTAGACCGGAAATAGCCTTAATTTTACCTATTACAAATCATCAAGAAATTGTTTTTGTGCGTCAATATAGGCATGGGGTGGGAGAAATTTTATTAGAACTCCCGGCTGGTAGTTTCGATGCTACCAAAGAAAACGCGGAAACAGCAGCAATCAGAGAACTTCAAGAGGAAACAGGTTATGTAGCCCAAAAAGTTACTAAAATAGCTAATTTATATGATAATCCGGTCAAGGATACCAACACAATACATTTATTTTTGGCTGAGAATGTGACAAAAATGAGGGAGCAAAAATTAGACATTACAGAAGATATTGAAGTTGTTTTGATTCCTGTAGCATCAGTTTTAGATAAAATTATCAACAGTGAAATCTCTGTTGCGGGAACAGTTGCGGCTCTCTTTTTAGGTTTAAATTTACTCAACTCATGA